TACCTCGGAGGGCAACTCGAGCAATTTGAGGGAGCGCTCGGCTTCTTGGATGCGACTGCTGGTGGCAATGGCGAACGGATGTTGCATCGCGGTCAAGGCGGCCAGCAACGCCTTCGCGCCCGGCAGCGGTTGGACCCGCTCCTTGTAGGGTTGAAAATGGGCGCCATGAAGATCGATCAACCGGGATTCCCGCTCACGGCTCAGCGTCAGGCCGTTTTCCCGCAGCACGGATTGAACAAACAGCGCCGAGCCCATGCCGATTTTTCGATGGATTCGCCACAAGGGCAGATCAATGCCGTCCTCGTGAAAGGCGGCTTGCCAAGCCAGGACGTGGTAGTAAACGCTGTCGACTAAGCTGCCGTCCAGATCCAGAAGCAAG
The sequence above is drawn from the Pseudomonadota bacterium genome and encodes:
- a CDS encoding HAD family phosphatase, whose product is MNFAPPLLLDLDGSLVDSVYYHVLAWQAAFHEDGIDLPLWRIHRKIGMGSALFVQSVLRENGLTLSRERESRLIDLHGAHFQPYKERVQPLPGAKALLAALTAMQHPFAIATSSRIQEAERSLKLLELPSEVPIISGDDVAQAKPAPELFMTAAERLGHAPGTTVVVGDSPWDMTAARLAGAQAAGLLTGGFADSELTHSGAIAVFADPGEMRQRLNELGIYERDGM